A single Candidatus Beckwithbacteria bacterium DNA region contains:
- a CDS encoding phosphotransferase, whose amino-acid sequence MSKNPSKQNHFPKTVGKYRFKAIAQSCNHQTSYRYAWYENNQGRQAIAKMWSGNIPNLDRYWIANDLLFHQLFNQLSRQERLNLQKKYPNILIPKLLHFIVKPTRIVILFEKIDCVTVNKSNLSAKQKISLYENVFAYLHHLGQVQNKAVFSKLKKRGMNYNIGTFVAFAVKALLQYPKKISELWSAISIFFASTPLLLTHNELALAHRDIGDYNLLVAPGNKVYIIDFQLTVLTHPLFEIIDFLTDLWEDQDLFKLFWQSQTIQTILKTPKQKQIFKALAIYAIFLELTAVVDANQNSSLKFLHHILTI is encoded by the coding sequence ATGTCTAAAAATCCAAGTAAACAAAATCATTTTCCTAAAACAGTGGGTAAGTACCGTTTTAAAGCTATTGCGCAAAGCTGTAATCATCAAACTAGTTATCGTTATGCCTGGTATGAAAATAATCAAGGTAGACAAGCGATAGCTAAAATGTGGAGTGGCAACATTCCAAATCTTGATCGTTACTGGATAGCAAATGACTTGCTGTTCCATCAATTATTTAACCAGCTAAGCAGGCAAGAAAGACTTAATTTACAAAAAAAGTATCCAAATATTTTAATTCCCAAATTACTCCATTTTATTGTTAAGCCTACACGAATTGTAATTCTATTTGAAAAGATTGACTGTGTAACCGTTAATAAAAGTAACTTATCAGCCAAGCAAAAAATTAGCTTGTATGAAAACGTGTTTGCTTATTTGCACCATCTTGGACAAGTCCAAAACAAAGCTGTTTTTAGTAAATTGAAAAAACGGGGCATGAATTACAATATTGGCACTTTTGTAGCTTTTGCTGTCAAAGCTTTACTGCAGTACCCAAAAAAAATAAGTGAACTTTGGTCGGCTATTAGCATTTTTTTTGCAAGCACACCCTTGCTGCTAACCCACAATGAACTGGCTTTAGCGCATCGGGATATTGGTGATTATAATTTACTCGTAGCGCCAGGCAATAAAGTCTATATTATTGATTTCCAGTTAACAGTTTTGACTCATCCTTTGTTTGAGATTATCGATTTTTTGACCGATCTGTGGGAAGATCAGGATTTGTTCAAACTATTTTGGCAAAGCCAAACTATACAGACTATTTTGAAAACCCCAAAACAAAAACAAATTTTTAAAGCCTTAGCTATTTATGC